In Paludisphaera rhizosphaerae, one DNA window encodes the following:
- a CDS encoding amino acid permease — protein MRLFSSPLFRRKSASLMLGEMEADGDRLHRRLGPLALVALGVGATIGSGLYVSTGIVARNIAGPSLMLSFVIAAIGCGFAALCYAEMASMVPVAGSAYTYAYATMGELLAWIIGWDLILEYAVGSCFVANGWSGYFDSMLRNLMGIHMDPRLLSPPWDFGENGFFLNRVKLLDGSEALAWFNLPAVLVTLAVTVVLVVGIRESAGFNAAMVLMNIAVILTLIGAGAAYIDPKNWTPFLHEKHGWRGVAEGAAKIFIAYIGFDSISTHAEEARDPKKDMPIGILGALVVVTVLYVSTAAVLTGMIPYAQLDVTAPLAAAMQAKGLTFAGTLITLGILAGMTSSLLVGNLSQPRVLLAMARDGLLPIKFFGAVHPRFKTPWKSTILVGLVVALGGALAPLGFLADLVSIGTLFAFVVVSAAVWILRITDPDLPRSFRTPFVPFVSTMGVLVNGGLMFWLGTDNWIRLLAWLIVGLFVYFGYSRRHSLLNRTPEAVGAVSADLDV, from the coding sequence ATGCGACTGTTCTCAAGCCCCCTGTTTCGCCGCAAGTCCGCCTCCCTCATGCTGGGTGAGATGGAAGCCGACGGCGACCGCCTCCATCGCCGCCTGGGGCCGTTGGCTCTTGTGGCGCTGGGGGTCGGCGCGACGATTGGATCGGGGCTCTACGTTTCGACTGGAATCGTCGCCCGCAACATCGCCGGGCCGTCGCTCATGCTCTCCTTCGTGATCGCGGCGATCGGCTGCGGCTTCGCGGCGCTCTGCTACGCGGAGATGGCCAGCATGGTCCCCGTCGCGGGCAGCGCGTACACGTACGCGTACGCCACCATGGGAGAGCTGCTCGCCTGGATCATCGGCTGGGACCTGATCCTGGAATACGCCGTCGGGTCGTGCTTCGTCGCCAACGGCTGGTCGGGTTACTTCGATTCCATGCTGCGTAATCTGATGGGGATCCACATGGACCCGCGATTGCTCAGTCCGCCCTGGGATTTCGGCGAGAATGGGTTCTTCCTGAACCGGGTCAAGCTCCTCGACGGCTCCGAAGCCTTGGCCTGGTTCAACCTGCCGGCCGTGCTGGTCACGCTGGCGGTGACGGTCGTTCTGGTCGTCGGCATCCGGGAAAGCGCGGGGTTCAACGCCGCGATGGTCCTGATGAACATTGCCGTCATCCTGACGCTCATCGGCGCGGGGGCGGCGTACATCGACCCCAAGAACTGGACGCCGTTCCTCCACGAGAAGCACGGCTGGCGCGGCGTGGCCGAGGGAGCGGCCAAGATCTTCATCGCCTACATCGGGTTCGACTCGATCTCGACCCACGCGGAGGAAGCCCGTGACCCGAAGAAGGACATGCCCATCGGCATCCTCGGGGCTCTCGTCGTCGTCACCGTGCTCTACGTTTCGACGGCCGCCGTCCTGACCGGAATGATCCCCTACGCCCAACTCGACGTCACCGCCCCGCTCGCCGCCGCGATGCAGGCGAAGGGGCTCACCTTCGCCGGCACGCTCATCACCCTGGGCATCCTGGCGGGAATGACCAGCTCGCTGCTGGTCGGCAACCTCAGCCAACCCCGCGTTTTGCTCGCGATGGCTCGCGACGGCCTGTTGCCGATCAAGTTCTTCGGGGCGGTTCATCCCCGGTTCAAGACACCCTGGAAGTCGACGATCCTCGTCGGCCTGGTCGTCGCGCTGGGCGGGGCGCTCGCTCCGCTGGGGTTCCTGGCGGACCTCGTGAGCATTGGCACGCTCTTCGCGTTCGTCGTGGTCTCGGCCGCGGTATGGATTCTGCGGATCACCGATCCGGACCTGCCGCGTTCGTTTCGGACGCCGTTCGTCCCCTTCGTCTCGACGATGGGGGTCCTCGTCAACGGCGGCCTGATGTTCTGGCTGGGGACCGACAACTGGATCCGGCTGCTCGCGTGGCTGATCGTCGGACTCTTCGTCTACTTCGGATACAGCCGCCGGCACTCGCTGCTGAATAGGACCCCAGAGGCCGTCGGGGCGGTTTCGGCTGACCTCGACGTCTGA
- the hisB gene encoding imidazoleglycerol-phosphate dehydratase HisB, with protein sequence MNEPPRVAEIVRKTRETDIRLSLALDGQGRADLATGIGFLDHMLELFARHSLIDLAVTCQGDLHVDDHHSTEDIGICLGMAIDQALGKKAGIRRYGHCILPMDETLVTCAVDLGGRSYWVWNAPMPAPKIGGFDSELIADFWHAVSTHGRMNLHVLLHYGRNTHHVSEAIFKGLARAIRDAAERDPRSNEVPSTKGTI encoded by the coding sequence TTGAACGAGCCCCCGCGCGTCGCTGAGATCGTCCGCAAGACCCGCGAGACCGACATCCGCCTCTCCCTGGCGCTCGACGGACAGGGCCGCGCCGACCTGGCGACGGGGATCGGGTTCCTCGATCACATGCTGGAGTTGTTCGCTCGGCATTCGCTGATCGACCTTGCCGTGACCTGCCAGGGCGACCTCCACGTCGACGACCACCACTCGACCGAGGACATCGGAATCTGCCTGGGTATGGCGATCGACCAGGCTCTCGGCAAGAAGGCCGGGATCCGCCGCTACGGCCATTGCATCCTGCCGATGGACGAGACCCTCGTCACCTGCGCCGTGGACCTCGGCGGCCGGTCTTACTGGGTCTGGAACGCGCCGATGCCTGCCCCCAAGATCGGCGGGTTCGACAGCGAGTTGATCGCCGATTTCTGGCACGCCGTGTCCACTCACGGCCGGATGAACCTGCACGTCCTGCTGCATTACGGCCGCAACACGCACCACGTCTCCGAGGCGATCTTCAAGGGGCTCGCCCGCGCCATCCGCGACGCCGCCGAGCGCGACCCCCGAAGCAACGAGGTGCCCTCCACCAAGGGCACGATCTGA
- a CDS encoding HEAT repeat domain-containing protein — MFRRHVLSAIQIAVTLALGPIVVRGETPIREAPAIAVGESWTRSLGDVQAGRRYEMTVSIAAPADGDRLRVELIGPAGVTFRKDLHAGDPDVYLPFRPTRDGSASLRLTRADGPSKTPLPVEVSWRSDEVDDAAFEAEPNDDWRSANPLVLGRSVYGSADDVDFLENSQEGKAGLDWFRFEVSTEKPILTTFTLDLVDRDVSADLAVFTLEDSRLTPYTSGKDPMEIIHDRERVRYSKNLVRRFTKGVYYLRVNANHPAYVLRSKTSDLPPFDDPGKAVEAGLRYILNAGDAWLSQVPREGNRFVRSANLHETSLRCTGCHATSFPAEAALAALRSGYEIEDRAALQAMIDRIADGPAPLYGDAELCWQRYIATPLEAQGAQGTVLLDFDREVAGTETRALERFGPFLREAWGSRTALPEDEHNVVPTESKFGLAWKGWWVLSELARRTGRDEYAKAAQNIAAVLNSRAADRKVESLQDRIHRLVAWSLIDGAANANKIRRETGALLALQNADGGWHESDARPGPSAVYITGQMVDALLEAGLRPDHPSVARALKYLLAEQKDFGGWFQDGTNENFRTPMRETRYAVMALARAFPRAREARPSIRLRTDSRSHTLDDLESTWDTPADERKGLADAVIPLLRHDSPLVRASAASCLGRLEPKEAVEPLAAALGDPSKVVRRAAGSALRRLGNRGIGVAAIGAALDDSDPRVRRSATSLLTFQTYGVDEARELAEHLIRRMSDSDYLTRFDAARALRRWFYRTPETALRKQIVQAFLARMGAETDPLQRRNLSENLYIILDENLGGGVSLQRNLEALPESLRATALEARKLVERDALLGPILAVLRDGDALQRDGVLQAFDGSFFQGRTYARQPENAVDVGNDREFGFLYQVPASDIETAFDPLLTSPLTPPNRLRALQLASFFKLPAMTRVPTIQATFLRALDDADSDVRAIARRIVREELSLDGVELDAERVREIADLVDRSTHARSPLIAAIGRNPGLAGRPEITSALAQVVKNAEGSPDLLPVLDHLGLTPPEIFTAIERGWPRFSPTNKSDALRTALRVSTSPTGDATKALLALLRKASADPSEAVRELAYDALIDEVSRTTSEAAPAILTALADESPRLRRLGLAATARRASFWDRADAMERLARLLMDPDSAVRLDALDVVKHNRLLVRFPVLSHRVKALADDPALAGRVDAMLRASDFDPETISADAQLDRPVFLDLDIFRKNINPLFSKPGPDGHSCVDCHVSHTILRLAEPRDGGPSDADVLLNFTSASKVVDLVHPESSLLLRKPLSPHSKDETARPDANHVGGRRWEGVDDPAYRAVLSWIRRSAASTVPAPRPEPEEVIDLAPIVP; from the coding sequence ATGTTTCGCCGCCACGTCCTCAGTGCCATCCAGATCGCCGTGACACTCGCGCTTGGGCCGATCGTCGTTCGAGGCGAGACGCCCATACGCGAAGCCCCGGCCATCGCCGTGGGCGAGTCGTGGACGCGGTCGCTCGGCGACGTTCAGGCGGGCCGGCGTTACGAGATGACCGTCTCGATCGCAGCGCCGGCCGACGGTGATCGGCTCCGCGTTGAACTGATCGGACCAGCCGGTGTGACCTTTCGCAAGGACCTTCACGCCGGCGATCCCGACGTCTATCTCCCCTTCCGCCCCACGAGGGATGGTTCGGCAAGTCTCCGCCTGACGCGTGCGGACGGCCCGTCGAAGACTCCCCTGCCTGTCGAAGTCTCCTGGCGATCGGACGAGGTCGACGACGCAGCCTTCGAGGCCGAGCCGAACGACGATTGGCGGTCGGCGAATCCCCTCGTCCTCGGCCGGTCGGTGTATGGCTCGGCCGACGACGTCGACTTCCTGGAGAACTCCCAGGAAGGGAAGGCCGGGCTCGACTGGTTCCGGTTCGAAGTCTCGACAGAGAAGCCGATTCTGACCACGTTCACGCTCGACCTCGTCGATCGCGACGTCTCCGCCGACCTGGCCGTCTTCACTTTGGAGGACAGTCGGCTGACGCCCTACACGTCGGGCAAGGACCCGATGGAGATCATCCACGACCGGGAGCGGGTGCGGTACTCGAAGAACCTCGTCCGGAGGTTCACGAAGGGGGTTTATTACCTTCGCGTGAACGCCAACCATCCGGCCTACGTGCTGCGGTCGAAGACCTCGGACCTCCCACCGTTCGACGACCCCGGAAAGGCCGTGGAAGCCGGGCTGCGTTACATCCTGAACGCTGGCGACGCATGGCTTTCCCAGGTGCCGCGCGAGGGGAATCGCTTCGTCCGATCGGCCAACCTGCACGAGACGAGCCTGCGTTGCACCGGCTGCCACGCCACCAGCTTTCCCGCCGAGGCGGCGCTGGCGGCTCTCCGATCGGGCTATGAGATCGAGGATCGCGCCGCCCTTCAGGCCATGATCGATCGAATCGCCGACGGTCCCGCTCCGCTCTACGGCGATGCCGAGCTCTGCTGGCAGCGGTACATCGCGACTCCGCTGGAAGCCCAGGGGGCGCAGGGGACCGTCCTGCTCGACTTTGATCGAGAGGTCGCCGGAACGGAAACCAGGGCCCTGGAACGCTTCGGTCCGTTCCTTCGCGAAGCCTGGGGCTCGCGGACGGCGCTTCCCGAGGACGAGCACAACGTGGTGCCGACCGAGAGCAAGTTCGGCCTGGCGTGGAAGGGCTGGTGGGTTCTCTCGGAACTCGCCCGAAGGACGGGACGAGACGAGTATGCGAAAGCCGCTCAGAACATCGCAGCCGTTCTGAATTCTCGCGCGGCCGACCGAAAGGTCGAATCGCTCCAGGATCGCATCCACCGCCTCGTCGCCTGGAGCCTGATCGACGGCGCGGCGAACGCCAACAAGATCCGCCGAGAGACCGGTGCCCTCCTGGCCCTGCAAAACGCCGACGGCGGCTGGCATGAGTCCGACGCACGCCCCGGCCCGAGCGCCGTCTACATCACAGGCCAGATGGTCGACGCCCTCCTGGAAGCCGGCCTCAGACCCGATCATCCGAGCGTCGCTCGCGCCTTGAAGTATCTCCTAGCAGAGCAGAAGGACTTCGGCGGATGGTTCCAGGACGGCACGAACGAGAACTTCCGCACGCCCATGCGCGAGACCCGTTACGCCGTCATGGCCCTCGCCCGGGCCTTTCCCAGAGCCCGAGAGGCGAGGCCGTCGATCCGGCTGCGAACGGATTCCCGCTCTCACACCCTCGACGATCTGGAGTCGACCTGGGACACGCCCGCCGACGAGCGAAAGGGATTGGCTGACGCGGTCATTCCCCTGCTCCGACACGATTCCCCTCTCGTCCGCGCCTCGGCGGCCTCGTGCCTCGGTCGGCTGGAGCCGAAGGAGGCCGTCGAACCGCTGGCGGCAGCTCTCGGCGACCCCTCGAAGGTCGTCCGCCGCGCGGCCGGAAGCGCACTGCGGAGGCTCGGGAACCGTGGCATCGGCGTCGCAGCGATCGGCGCGGCTCTCGACGACTCAGACCCGCGTGTGAGGAGGTCGGCGACGAGTCTGCTCACCTTTCAGACCTACGGCGTCGACGAAGCGCGGGAGCTTGCCGAGCACCTCATCCGACGCATGAGCGATTCCGATTATCTCACTCGTTTCGACGCCGCGCGAGCGCTCCGCCGCTGGTTCTACAGGACGCCGGAGACCGCCCTTCGGAAGCAGATCGTTCAGGCGTTTCTGGCACGGATGGGGGCGGAAACCGATCCGCTGCAGCGCCGCAACCTGAGCGAAAACCTCTATATCATCCTCGATGAGAACCTGGGCGGAGGCGTGAGCCTCCAGCGGAATCTTGAGGCTCTCCCCGAGTCGCTCCGCGCGACGGCTCTCGAAGCTCGCAAGCTCGTTGAACGCGACGCCCTCCTCGGCCCGATCCTGGCGGTTCTTCGCGACGGCGACGCCCTTCAACGCGACGGAGTCTTGCAGGCATTCGACGGGTCGTTCTTCCAGGGGCGAACCTACGCTCGCCAACCGGAGAACGCCGTCGATGTGGGGAACGACCGCGAGTTCGGTTTCCTCTATCAGGTTCCAGCCAGTGACATTGAAACCGCCTTCGACCCCCTCCTAACCTCGCCGCTCACCCCGCCGAATCGCCTTCGGGCTCTGCAACTCGCCAGCTTCTTCAAGCTTCCAGCGATGACCCGAGTCCCCACAATCCAGGCGACCTTCCTGCGTGCCCTCGACGACGCCGATTCCGACGTACGTGCCATCGCCCGGAGGATCGTTCGCGAGGAGCTGAGTCTCGACGGCGTCGAACTCGACGCCGAGCGCGTGAGGGAGATCGCCGATCTGGTCGATCGATCGACCCACGCTCGTTCTCCGCTCATCGCCGCGATCGGCCGCAACCCAGGGCTCGCGGGACGTCCCGAGATCACCTCGGCCCTCGCTCAGGTCGTGAAGAACGCCGAGGGATCGCCCGACCTGCTTCCAGTCCTTGACCACCTTGGACTCACCCCTCCGGAGATCTTCACCGCGATCGAGCGCGGCTGGCCGCGCTTCTCGCCGACGAACAAGTCTGACGCCCTCCGAACGGCTCTGCGCGTCAGCACATCTCCAACTGGGGATGCCACGAAGGCCCTGCTCGCTTTGCTTCGCAAGGCGTCCGCCGATCCATCGGAGGCCGTCCGCGAACTCGCCTACGACGCCCTCATCGACGAGGTCTCTCGAACCACGTCCGAAGCGGCTCCGGCCATACTCACCGCGCTTGCGGACGAGTCCCCGAGACTTCGGCGGTTAGGGTTGGCGGCGACGGCGCGCCGGGCGTCATTCTGGGATCGAGCCGACGCAATGGAACGGCTGGCTCGGCTCCTCATGGACCCCGACTCGGCTGTCCGGTTGGACGCGCTTGACGTCGTCAAGCACAACCGATTGCTCGTCCGATTCCCGGTCCTCTCCCACCGCGTCAAGGCCCTGGCCGATGATCCCGCTCTGGCCGGGAGGGTCGACGCCATGCTCCGCGCTTCGGACTTCGACCCCGAGACAATCTCCGCCGACGCGCAGCTCGATCGACCGGTCTTTCTCGATCTCGACATCTTTCGAAAAAACATCAATCCCCTCTTCTCCAAGCCGGGGCCCGATGGCCACTCCTGCGTCGACTGCCACGTCAGCCACACGATCCTCCGACTCGCAGAGCCCCGCGATGGCGGCCCGAGCGACGCCGACGTCCTCCTCAACTTCACCTCCGCCTCGAAGGTCGTCGACCTCGTCCACCCCGAGTCGAGTCTCCTGCTTCGCAAGCCTCTGAGTCCCCACTCAAAAGACGAGACCGCCCGGCCCGACGCCAACCATGTCGGCGGTCGACGCTGGGAGGGCGTCGACGATCCTGCCTATCGCGCGGTGCTCTCCTGGATCCGACGGTCCGCCGCCAGCACCGTCCCCGCCCCCCGCCCCGAACCCGAGGAGGTCATCGATCTCGCTCCCATCGTCCCCTGA
- a CDS encoding lysylphosphatidylglycerol synthase transmembrane domain-containing protein produces the protein MSTSDATTAPEKPRKSLVGTLVNLGLIALAFALLAVVIYQNREKLRDVFSRKLDLRLLVAGIAIFHCSVMLTFVRWYALVRVIEPRFTLRSTFLLGFIGYVFNLVIPGAVGGDLIKAAYLVRMHIRKTQAVASMVIDRILGLMGLFLLASIAGVFAWSMTTPAVQRLILAAWIATGAGFALLAAVFGQVFSRFMPASMKSEHSKLGTITTELNTMSSTYRSRLDVVLLALGLSVVGHTLNVFALYLMGRMLFPDMSTTLGQHYLMGPLTLFTMAVPLPFGALGFTEGAADQLFNLVGHPSGALAMMGFRILMYSLGLTGAVVYLLNLKEVRGLTTAAHEIEHELIDGDLVDEEPAGASPLV, from the coding sequence GTGAGCACGAGCGACGCGACGACCGCGCCCGAGAAGCCCAGGAAGTCCCTCGTCGGGACGCTCGTGAATCTGGGGCTGATCGCCCTGGCCTTCGCCCTGCTTGCGGTCGTGATCTACCAGAACCGCGAGAAGCTCCGCGACGTCTTCTCGCGCAAGCTGGACCTCCGGCTGCTGGTCGCTGGGATCGCGATCTTCCATTGCAGCGTGATGCTGACCTTCGTCCGATGGTATGCCCTGGTTCGGGTCATCGAGCCTCGGTTCACGCTTCGGTCCACGTTCCTCCTCGGCTTCATCGGCTACGTCTTCAACCTGGTGATCCCCGGCGCGGTCGGCGGCGACCTGATCAAGGCGGCGTACCTGGTTCGGATGCACATCCGGAAGACCCAGGCCGTGGCCTCGATGGTCATCGACCGGATCCTCGGCCTGATGGGGCTGTTCCTGCTGGCCTCCATCGCCGGCGTCTTCGCCTGGAGCATGACGACGCCCGCCGTTCAGCGGTTGATCCTCGCGGCCTGGATCGCCACCGGAGCCGGGTTTGCGCTGCTGGCGGCCGTTTTCGGCCAGGTGTTCTCACGCTTCATGCCGGCCTCGATGAAGTCGGAGCATTCCAAGCTGGGGACGATCACGACCGAGTTGAACACGATGTCGTCGACGTATCGCTCGCGGCTCGACGTGGTTTTGCTGGCGCTGGGGCTCTCGGTCGTCGGCCATACGCTGAACGTCTTTGCGCTCTACCTGATGGGTCGGATGCTCTTTCCGGACATGTCGACGACGCTTGGCCAGCACTACTTGATGGGCCCGCTGACGCTCTTCACGATGGCCGTGCCGCTGCCGTTCGGGGCGCTCGGATTCACCGAGGGGGCTGCGGACCAACTCTTCAATCTCGTCGGCCACCCGAGCGGGGCGCTCGCGATGATGGGTTTCCGGATCCTGATGTATTCCCTGGGCCTGACAGGCGCTGTCGTCTACCTGCTCAATCTCAAGGAAGTCCGAGGCCTCACCACCGCCGCCCACGAGATCGAACACGAGTTGATCGACGGCGATCTCGTCGACGAGGAACCGGCGGGCGCAAGCCCTCTGGTCTGA
- a CDS encoding twin-arginine translocation signal domain-containing protein: protein MTTASRAKARAISPRFTSVPTRDFLGFSGAVVASLVLTAPSVSRHCVAVRSCPWWRAPRCFGGRARRRRGWRGRAP from the coding sequence ATCACGACCGCAAGCAGGGCGAAGGCCAGGGCGATCAGCCCCAGATTCACGAGCGTCCCGACGAGGGACTTCCTGGGCTTCTCGGGCGCGGTCGTCGCGTCGCTCGTGCTCACGGCTCCCTCCGTTTCGCGTCATTGCGTTGCGGTCAGATCGTGCCCTTGGTGGAGGGCACCTCGTTGCTTCGGGGGTCGCGCTCGGCGGCGTCGCGGATGGCGCGGGCGAGCCCCTTGA
- a CDS encoding GNAT family N-acetyltransferase, which translates to MSDSTHSGESKADFKIRQAVPEDCQAIANLIRELAIYEKLDQFAKATAEDFRQHLFGSRPYAEVLLAEIAGEPVGLALFFHTFSTFRGQPGIYLEDLFVQPEHRGRGIGKALLGTLAKLTLERKCGRLEWAVLDWNEPAIGFYKSLGAGPLDEWITYRIADEPLAELAREAPKS; encoded by the coding sequence ATGAGCGATTCGACGCATTCCGGCGAATCCAAGGCCGACTTCAAGATCCGTCAGGCCGTTCCCGAGGACTGTCAGGCGATCGCGAACCTGATCCGCGAGCTGGCGATCTACGAGAAGCTCGACCAGTTCGCCAAGGCGACCGCCGAGGACTTCCGCCAGCACCTGTTCGGCTCCCGGCCCTACGCCGAGGTCCTTCTCGCGGAGATCGCCGGCGAGCCGGTCGGGCTCGCCCTCTTCTTCCACACCTTTTCCACGTTCCGCGGCCAGCCCGGTATCTACCTGGAAGACCTGTTCGTCCAGCCGGAGCACCGAGGCCGGGGAATCGGCAAGGCGCTGCTCGGGACGTTGGCGAAGCTCACGCTGGAGCGCAAATGCGGCCGGTTGGAGTGGGCGGTCCTCGACTGGAACGAGCCGGCGATCGGCTTTTACAAGTCCCTCGGCGCTGGGCCGTTGGACGAGTGGATCACCTACCGGATCGCCGACGAACCGCTCGCCGAACTGGCGAGGGAAGCCCCCAAATCCTGA
- the hisC gene encoding histidinol-phosphate transaminase → MASTADTRRFVLPYIAAMEGYVPGEQPQGGSFIKLNTNENPYPPSPRVKEALVGAVSDRLRLYPDPTGLAFRQTAAALHGVEPDMILAGNGSDDVLTILTRTFVGKGDLAAYPTPSYLLYSTLISLQDGRAHIVPFTDDWRLDFDALAAPGVKLVYLANPNSPSGTALPAAEVAKLAARLDCPLVVDEAYGDFARENCIKLVKDHPNVIVTRSFSKGYSLAGLRLGYLIADASIVAELNKVKDSYNCDAISLAGGKAALEDQGYLNETRSKIIATRDRLAAGLCKLGWDVTDSQANFVWATGGPPAEPTFQELKRRSIFVRLMRYPGYEPGLRVSVGTDAEIDRLLEVLREIV, encoded by the coding sequence GTGGCAAGCACCGCCGACACGCGCCGATTCGTCCTCCCCTACATCGCCGCGATGGAGGGCTACGTCCCCGGGGAACAGCCTCAGGGGGGCTCGTTCATCAAGCTGAACACGAACGAGAACCCCTATCCTCCTTCGCCTCGAGTGAAAGAGGCCCTGGTCGGGGCCGTCTCCGACCGGCTACGCCTTTACCCCGACCCGACCGGCCTGGCCTTTCGCCAGACGGCCGCGGCGCTTCACGGGGTCGAGCCCGACATGATCCTGGCCGGCAACGGCTCGGACGACGTGCTGACGATCCTCACCCGCACGTTCGTCGGCAAGGGGGATCTCGCCGCCTACCCCACGCCCAGCTATCTGCTCTACTCGACGCTCATCAGCCTGCAGGATGGCCGCGCCCATATCGTCCCGTTCACCGACGACTGGCGGCTCGACTTCGACGCCCTCGCCGCGCCGGGCGTGAAGCTCGTCTACCTGGCGAACCCCAACAGCCCCTCCGGGACGGCCCTTCCCGCCGCCGAGGTCGCAAAGTTGGCTGCGCGGCTCGACTGCCCGCTGGTCGTCGACGAGGCCTACGGAGACTTCGCTCGCGAGAACTGCATCAAGCTGGTGAAGGATCACCCCAACGTCATCGTCACGCGCTCGTTCAGCAAGGGCTACAGCCTCGCCGGCCTCCGGCTGGGCTACCTGATCGCCGACGCCTCGATCGTCGCCGAGTTGAACAAGGTGAAGGACTCGTACAACTGCGATGCGATCAGCCTGGCCGGCGGAAAGGCCGCGCTCGAGGATCAAGGGTATTTGAACGAGACCCGATCGAAGATCATCGCCACCCGCGACCGCCTGGCCGCCGGCCTCTGCAAGCTGGGATGGGATGTGACCGACAGTCAGGCGAACTTCGTCTGGGCGACCGGCGGCCCTCCGGCCGAGCCGACGTTCCAGGAGCTGAAGCGGCGCTCCATCTTCGTCCGCCTCATGCGGTATCCTGGTTATGAGCCGGGTCTTCGGGTCAGCGTCGGCACCGACGCCGAGATCGACCGGCTGCTGGAAGTCCTCCGCGAAATCGTCTGA
- the hisD gene encoding histidinol dehydrogenase: MSLKIRRIDCARDDAREAIASLRRELSPKGNVVSPEGRARTVAVFGEPLTPPQVVERICEHVADRGLDAVLDYTRKLDKVDLKPAEVRVSAEELDEAHRKADPEYLATIARIRENVLTYQRAILNRDVHVEPKPGIRLGLRYTPLRRVGVCIPGGAAAYPSTLLMTVVPAQAAGVQEIAVVVPPTKFGGYNPELLAACRELGVDEVYRVGGAQAVAALAYGVDGIPPVDKIVGPGNLFVALAKKHVYGEVDIDSIAGPSEVVLIADASADPRYIAADLISQAEHSPGASIMLTWTPGLIDKVQAALEEALATLDRGDLARDSLERFGALIECVDEHQAVALSNMFAPEHLHVSTADPERLLPGLTIAGAIFLGHLTPVALGDYAAGPSHVLPTSGTARWASGLSANDFLRRSSLIGVDAHGLAALAPDVQRLADVEGLTAHRWSVDVRLNRADRS; the protein is encoded by the coding sequence TTGAGCCTGAAAATCCGTCGGATCGACTGCGCACGTGACGACGCCCGTGAGGCGATCGCCTCTCTCCGGCGCGAGCTGAGCCCCAAGGGGAACGTGGTCAGCCCGGAGGGCCGCGCCCGGACCGTCGCCGTCTTCGGCGAGCCGCTGACGCCGCCCCAGGTCGTCGAGCGGATCTGCGAACACGTCGCCGATCGCGGCCTGGACGCCGTGCTCGACTACACCCGGAAGCTCGACAAGGTCGACCTCAAACCGGCCGAGGTCCGCGTTTCGGCCGAGGAACTCGACGAGGCCCACCGCAAGGCCGATCCCGAATATCTGGCGACGATCGCCCGGATTCGCGAGAACGTCCTGACCTACCAGCGGGCGATCCTCAACCGGGACGTCCACGTCGAACCGAAGCCCGGCATTCGATTGGGTTTGCGTTACACGCCCTTGCGTCGAGTGGGCGTCTGCATCCCCGGCGGCGCTGCGGCCTATCCCTCGACGCTCCTGATGACCGTCGTCCCCGCGCAGGCCGCCGGCGTGCAGGAGATCGCGGTCGTCGTCCCCCCCACGAAGTTTGGCGGCTACAACCCCGAGCTACTCGCCGCCTGCCGCGAGCTGGGCGTCGACGAGGTCTACCGCGTCGGAGGCGCCCAGGCCGTCGCCGCCCTGGCCTATGGGGTGGATGGGATTCCGCCCGTCGACAAGATCGTCGGCCCCGGGAACCTGTTCGTCGCCCTGGCCAAGAAGCACGTTTACGGCGAGGTCGACATCGACAGCATCGCCGGCCCCAGCGAGGTCGTCCTCATCGCTGACGCTTCCGCCGACCCCCGCTACATCGCCGCCGACCTCATCAGCCAGGCGGAACACTCGCCCGGTGCGAGCATCATGCTGACCTGGACGCCCGGCCTGATCGACAAGGTCCAGGCGGCGCTGGAGGAGGCGCTCGCCACCCTGGATCGAGGCGACCTGGCTCGCGACAGCCTGGAGCGGTTCGGCGCTCTGATCGAGTGCGTCGATGAGCACCAGGCCGTGGCTCTCTCGAACATGTTCGCCCCCGAACACCTGCACGTTTCGACGGCCGATCCCGAGCGGCTGCTGCCGGGGCTGACGATCGCCGGGGCGATCTTTCTGGGGCATCTGACGCCGGTGGCGCTCGGCGATTACGCGGCGGGGCCGTCGCACGTCCTCCCGACCAGCGGCACGGCGCGTTGGGCTTCGGGCCTCTCGGCCAACGACTTCCTCAGGCGGTCGAGCCTGATCGGCGTCGATGCGCACGGGCTGGCGGCCCTGGCTCCCGACGTCCAAAGATTGGCCGACGTCGAGGGGCTCACCGCCCATCGCTGGAGCGTCGACGTCCGTTTGAACCGAGCCGACCGTTCCTGA